In Acinetobacter sp. WCHAc010034, a genomic segment contains:
- a CDS encoding 3-oxoacyl-ACP reductase, protein MTDQYQAFAKSPIGKFVIKNLGLPAPTFLERFESAVPVVKGAVLVGAASNSALSGSIAQVLANIHANSYAGNNAALQQAAAKAGLSLGAFNEGDKESKFKVVVFDASGIESSEQLHELHAFFSPIARQIQASGRVVVVGTTPETAPSVKQAIAQRALEGFVKSVGKEFKKGIAANLIYVDAGAEANLESALRFSISPRSAYVSGQVIRVSKADTTDIDWAKPLAGKTAVVTGASRGIGEAIAHVLSRDGAHVICLDVPQQQADLDRVAGAIGGSTLAIDITAADAGQKIKEAAAAQGGLDIIVHNAGITRDKTLANMKPELWDLVININLSAIERVNDYLLNNDGFNANGRIVCVSSISGIAGNLGQTNYAASKAGVVGVVKFTAPLLKNGVTINAVAPGFIETQMTAAIPFAIREAGRRMNSMSQGGLPVDVAETIAMFASAASTGLNGNVVRVCGQSLLGA, encoded by the coding sequence ATGACTGACCAATACCAAGCATTCGCAAAATCTCCAATTGGTAAATTTGTCATCAAAAATTTAGGTTTGCCTGCACCGACTTTCCTCGAGCGTTTTGAGTCTGCTGTTCCTGTGGTAAAAGGCGCAGTGCTTGTCGGGGCGGCGTCAAACAGCGCGCTGTCAGGCTCAATTGCGCAAGTCTTGGCGAATATTCATGCAAACAGCTATGCAGGCAACAATGCAGCGCTGCAGCAGGCGGCAGCTAAAGCGGGCTTAAGCCTTGGCGCGTTCAATGAAGGCGACAAGGAGTCTAAGTTCAAAGTGGTGGTTTTTGATGCGTCCGGCATTGAAAGCTCTGAACAGCTGCATGAACTGCACGCGTTTTTCAGCCCAATTGCGCGCCAAATTCAGGCTTCTGGCCGTGTGGTAGTGGTCGGCACCACGCCTGAAACTGCGCCAAGCGTTAAGCAGGCCATTGCGCAGCGCGCGCTGGAAGGCTTTGTCAAATCTGTAGGCAAAGAATTCAAAAAAGGCATTGCGGCCAACCTGATCTATGTTGATGCCGGCGCTGAAGCTAATCTTGAATCTGCGCTGCGCTTCAGCATTTCTCCGCGTTCTGCCTATGTTTCAGGCCAAGTCATCCGTGTTTCTAAAGCTGACACCACTGATATTGATTGGGCGAAACCGCTGGCAGGTAAAACTGCGGTTGTGACTGGCGCCAGCCGCGGTATTGGCGAAGCGATTGCGCATGTGCTTTCACGCGACGGCGCGCATGTGATCTGCCTGGACGTGCCGCAGCAGCAGGCTGATCTTGACCGCGTAGCCGGCGCAATTGGCGGTTCGACTTTAGCGATTGACATTACCGCAGCTGACGCGGGCCAGAAAATTAAAGAGGCAGCAGCGGCGCAGGGCGGTTTGGATATTATTGTGCATAACGCAGGCATCACCCGCGACAAGACTTTGGCCAATATGAAGCCGGAGCTTTGGGACTTGGTGATCAACATCAATCTGTCGGCGATTGAACGCGTAAACGACTACCTGCTGAATAATGACGGCTTCAACGCCAATGGCCGGATTGTTTGCGTGTCTTCAATTTCCGGCATTGCCGGCAACTTGGGCCAAACCAACTATGCAGCTTCTAAAGCCGGCGTAGTGGGCGTAGTGAAATTTACTGCGCCGCTGCTGAAAAATGGCGTTACCATTAATGCGGTTGCGCCGGGCTTTATTGAAACTCAAATGACGGCCGCCATTCCGTTTGCAATCCGTGAAGCGGGCCGCCGCATGAACTCGATGAGCCAGGGCGGTTTGCCGGTTGACGTTGCGGAAACCATTGCGATGTTTGCATCGGCTGCTTCTACCGGCTTAAATGGCAATGTGGTGCGCGTATGCGGCCAAAGCCTGTTAGGCGCGTAA
- a CDS encoding acetyl-CoA C-acetyltransferase has translation MSKTTQENPAVENSAGGAVSKPSKSTARTAKNSSPAAKPASNTAKPARTRAAPARSSAQSPAAVAAAPDAQQTTQTSVQQDQTMSQNTVRRVAIIGGNRIPFARSNGAYFTASNTDMFTAALNGLVERFNLQGQRLGEVVAGAVLKHSRDFNMTRECVLDTELAPETPAYDIQQACGTGLQAAFLIANKIALGQIEVGIAGGVDTTSDAPIALGDGLRKALLELNIAKTGKDRLKALTKINVKDLMDAPKNGEPRTGLSMGDHQAITALEWGIPREAQDELAAASHQKMAAAYEEGFFDDLITPFLGLERDNNLRPESSVEKLAKLKPVFGKGDGRTMTAGNSTPLTDGASCVLLASEEWAKANGHEVLAYLSFSETAAVDFVGKKEGLLMAPAYAVPRMLDRAGIKLQDFDYYEIHEAFASQVLSTLKAWEDPKFCKDRLGLEAPLGAIDRSKLNVKGSSLAAGHPFAATGGRILASAAKLISQKGSGRVLISICAAGGQGVTAIVEK, from the coding sequence ATGAGCAAAACAACTCAAGAAAATCCAGCAGTCGAAAATTCTGCTGGCGGCGCCGTGTCAAAACCATCAAAAAGCACTGCGCGCACCGCTAAAAATTCCAGCCCTGCGGCGAAGCCGGCATCGAATACAGCAAAACCGGCCCGCACCCGCGCTGCGCCTGCACGCAGCAGCGCGCAAAGCCCGGCTGCCGTAGCGGCTGCTCCAGACGCACAACAAACAACTCAAACTTCTGTCCAACAGGATCAAACCATGAGCCAAAACACTGTCCGCCGCGTTGCTATTATTGGCGGCAACCGCATTCCATTCGCACGCTCAAACGGCGCTTACTTCACTGCATCCAATACAGACATGTTTACTGCAGCGCTCAATGGTTTGGTTGAACGCTTTAACCTGCAAGGCCAGCGTTTAGGCGAAGTGGTTGCGGGCGCAGTATTAAAGCACAGCCGTGACTTTAACATGACGCGCGAGTGCGTGTTAGATACAGAGCTTGCGCCTGAAACACCTGCTTACGATATTCAGCAGGCATGCGGCACCGGCTTGCAGGCAGCGTTCCTGATTGCCAACAAAATTGCCTTGGGCCAAATTGAAGTCGGCATTGCCGGCGGCGTAGATACCACATCTGACGCGCCAATCGCTCTCGGTGACGGCCTGCGCAAAGCGCTGCTGGAACTGAACATTGCGAAAACCGGCAAAGACCGCTTAAAAGCTTTGACTAAAATCAATGTTAAAGACCTGATGGATGCGCCGAAAAACGGCGAGCCGCGCACTGGCCTGTCTATGGGCGACCATCAAGCCATTACTGCGCTGGAATGGGGCATTCCGCGCGAAGCGCAGGATGAGCTGGCAGCGGCTTCGCATCAGAAAATGGCGGCGGCTTATGAAGAAGGCTTCTTCGATGACCTGATCACGCCATTCCTAGGCCTGGAGCGCGACAACAACCTGCGTCCAGAATCTTCTGTAGAAAAACTGGCGAAACTGAAGCCGGTATTCGGCAAAGGCGACGGCCGCACCATGACTGCGGGCAACTCTACGCCACTCACAGACGGCGCATCTTGCGTGCTGCTGGCATCTGAAGAATGGGCCAAAGCCAATGGCCATGAAGTTTTAGCTTACTTAAGCTTCTCTGAAACCGCAGCGGTTGACTTTGTCGGCAAAAAAGAAGGCCTGCTGATGGCGCCTGCCTATGCTGTGCCGCGCATGCTTGACCGCGCCGGCATTAAGCTGCAGGACTTTGACTACTACGAAATTCATGAAGCCTTTGCATCTCAAGTTCTGTCGACTTTAAAAGCCTGGGAAGACCCTAAATTCTGCAAAGACCGCTTAGGCTTGGAAGCGCCATTGGGTGCAATTGACCGTTCTAAACTCAATGTGAAAGGCTCATCTTTGGCTGCGGGCCATCCATTCGCTGCAACCGGCGGGCGCATTCTGGCCTCGGCTGCGAAACTGATCAGCCAAAAAGGCTCAGGCCGCGTGCTGATTTCAATCTGCGCTGCCGGCGGCCAAGGCGTGACCGCGATTGTAGAGAAATAA
- the aceI gene encoding chlorhexidine efflux PACE transporter AceI produces the protein MLISKRRIIHALSYEVILLVIIAIALSFIFEAPMEVTGALGVAMAVTSVFWNMIFNHFFEKFEAKRKLKRTVGVRILHAIGFEGGLMLATIPMVAYALDMGIWQAILLDFGMTTCILVYTFIFQWGYDHIEASLGYKPDYSQSEA, from the coding sequence ATGTTGATTTCCAAAAGACGGATTATTCATGCGCTGAGCTATGAGGTTATCCTATTGGTCATCATAGCAATTGCATTGAGCTTTATTTTTGAAGCGCCGATGGAAGTGACAGGCGCCTTAGGCGTTGCCATGGCGGTGACATCGGTATTCTGGAACATGATATTCAACCACTTTTTTGAAAAGTTTGAAGCCAAAAGAAAACTCAAGAGAACGGTGGGCGTGCGCATTCTGCATGCCATCGGCTTTGAGGGCGGCCTGATGCTGGCGACCATTCCAATGGTGGCCTATGCTTTAGACATGGGCATCTGGCAGGCCATTCTGCTGGATTTCGGCATGACCACCTGCATTCTGGTGTATACCTTTATTTTCCAATGGGGCTATGACCATATTGAAGCAAGCCTGGGCTACAAGCCTGATTACAGCCAAAGCGAAGCTTAA
- a CDS encoding LysR family transcriptional regulator, producing MNINQEQLIIFKTVMETGSFSAAARKLGKVPSAVSMSIANLEIDLNLKLFKRAGREPVPTAQARTLFEKTEQLLIEMNQWKQHAVALSTGLESALNIAVVSELLHTHWTDYISLLEHQFPELQINIFSAPQEDAQKMLISGAAQFALMFEREQLESNEQFVELKRAALVPVASKSYALAQHASIRFEQILQSRQIVVASRDRTIKPELLYSKTYWRTDNHHSACALIMQNLGWGVLPLEMLNENPQLKHHLKILNFADFTPKFEYFVDLVWNRESQQGAAARFLIDHVRNQRKNAF from the coding sequence ATGAATATCAACCAAGAACAGCTGATAATTTTTAAAACCGTGATGGAAACCGGCTCATTTTCCGCCGCCGCGCGCAAACTGGGCAAAGTGCCTTCCGCAGTCAGCATGTCAATTGCCAATCTGGAAATTGACCTGAACCTGAAGCTGTTTAAGCGGGCGGGACGCGAGCCTGTGCCTACAGCGCAAGCCAGAACATTATTTGAAAAAACCGAACAGCTGCTGATTGAAATGAACCAGTGGAAGCAGCATGCGGTTGCCTTAAGCACCGGCCTGGAATCCGCGCTGAATATTGCGGTGGTGTCTGAGCTGCTGCATACCCACTGGACAGACTATATTTCCCTGCTAGAGCACCAGTTTCCTGAACTGCAGATCAATATCTTTTCTGCGCCGCAGGAAGATGCGCAGAAAATGCTGATCAGCGGCGCAGCCCAGTTTGCCTTGATGTTTGAGCGCGAGCAGCTGGAAAGCAATGAGCAGTTTGTCGAGCTGAAGCGCGCTGCGCTGGTTCCCGTGGCATCAAAAAGCTATGCGCTGGCGCAGCACGCGTCCATCCGCTTTGAACAGATTTTGCAGAGCCGGCAGATTGTGGTGGCCAGCCGTGACCGCACCATTAAGCCGGAGCTGCTGTATTCCAAAACATACTGGCGCACCGACAACCACCACTCCGCCTGCGCCCTGATTATGCAGAACTTGGGCTGGGGGGTGCTGCCGCTGGAAATGCTCAATGAGAATCCGCAGCTGAAGCACCATCTTAAAATTCTGAACTTTGCCGATTTCACGCCGAAATTTGAGTATTTTGTCGATCTAGTCTGGAACCGGGAAAGCCAGCAGGGCGCCGCTGCCCGCTTTCTGATTGATCATGTCCGGAATCAGCGGAAAAATGCATTTTAG